Proteins encoded by one window of Scatophagus argus isolate fScaArg1 chromosome 4, fScaArg1.pri, whole genome shotgun sequence:
- the LOC124057479 gene encoding protein-lysine 6-oxidase-like has protein sequence MKKLSPDALLLSFAHLCFLSSFLDGSRAQETAGDDDGLRRGLTWQHNGQVFSILSRGSHYRQSSRRQSGSSHRGDPVVVLSRGNDTLPAASRGSPRVPAASSAAQLRAMTRQQQQPQQPAAGGGESAPARREDMMVGDDPYNPYKASNYNPYYNYYNSYYRPRPRTQPRHGYGTSYHQNGLPDLVPDPYYIQIATYVQRMPMYSLRCAAEENCLASSSRYSQDYDTRVLLRFPQRVKNQGTSDFLPSKPRYAWEWHSCHNHFHSMDEFSLYELLDTHTQRQVAEGHKASFCLEDTSCDPGYYRRFACTSHTQGLSPGCYDTYNADIDCQWIDITDVSPGRYILKVTVNPRQQVPESNFNNNVVRCDVQYTGTAAHVSGCTMTSH, from the exons atGAAGAAACTCTCCCCCGACGCCTTGTTGCTGTCTTTTGCACATTTGTGTTTCCTCTCTAGTTTTCTGGACGGCTCTCGCGCTCAGGAGACtgcaggtgatgatgatgggcTCCGGCGGGGGTTGACATGGCAACATAACGGGCAGGTTTTCAGCATCCTGAGCCGCGGCTCCCATTACCGGCAGTCCAGCAGGAGGCAATCCGGGTCATCCCACCGCGGTGACCCTGTGGTCGTCCTCAGCAGAGGTAACGACACTCTCCCCGCCGCGTCCCGTGGCTCCCCGCGGGTCCCCGCCGCCAGCAGCGCTGCGCAATTGCGCGCGATGACGCgccagcaacagcagccacagcagccagCCGCCGGCGGCGGAGAGTCTGCTCCGGCCAGACGGGAGGACATGATGGTCGGAGACGATCCGTACAACCCGTACAAGGCCTCTAACTATAACCCCTATTATAACTACTACAACTCATACTATAGACCCAGACCCAGGACTCAGCCGAGGCACGGATACGGTACCAGTTATCACCAGAACG GCCTCCCTGATCTGGTGCCTGATCCATACTACATCCAGATCGCCACTTACGTCCAGAGGATGCCCATGTACAGCCTCCGCTGTGCTGCCGAGGAGAACTGCCTCGCCTC TTCATCCAGGTACTCTCAGGATTATGACACCAGAGTCTTGTTGAGGTTTCCTCAGAGGGTGAAGAATCAGGGAACATCTGATTTCCTGCCCAGTAAACCTCGATATGCCTGGGAGTGGCATAGCTGTCATAA TCACTTCCACAGCATGGACGAGTTCAGCCTGTACGAGCTGCTGGACACCCACACTCAGAGGCAGGTAGCTGAGGGTCACAAGGCAAGCTTCTGTCTGGAGGACACTTCCTGTGACCCGGGATACTACCGCCGCTTTGCATGCACCTCACACACTCAG ggtTTGAGTCCAGGTTGTTATGACACGTACAACGCCGACATTGACTGTCAGTGGATTGACATCACTGACGTTTCTCCTGGAAGATACATCCTCAAG GTGACAGTAAATCCCAGGCAGCAGGTTCCAGAGTCCAACTTTAACAACAACGTGGTTCGTTGTGACGTCCAGTACACCGGCACCGCGGCCCACGTCTCTGGATGCACCATGACATC tCACTGA